One genomic segment of Pseudomonas sp. RU47 includes these proteins:
- a CDS encoding efflux transporter outer membrane subunit: MPRRINRALLPLSVLAFTLGLGGCISTEGIAPQGKALEANSLATDDAIAHAARDANWPTAQWWQAYGDPQLNRWIDLAVQGSPTMAMAAARVRQAKAMAGVAESAESLQINGESTIKRHNWPTDQFYGPGELANTTTWDNNAALGFSYALDLWGRESNASERAVDLAHMSAAEARLAQLELQNNIVRAYIELSLHYAQRDIVAATLKQQQQILDLAQKRLNGGIGTHFEVSQAETPLPETHRQIDALDEEIALSRNQLAALAGKGPGAGAQLQRPTLSLGAALKLPSALPAELLGQRPDVVASRWQVAAQARGIDVAHAGFYPNVDLVGSLGYMATGGGALEFLTGKKLNYNVGPAISLPIFDGGRLRAELGEASAGYDIAVAHYNQTLVNALKNISDQLIRRESMDKQQGFAAESVATAQKTYDIAMIAYQRGLTDYLNVLNAQTLLFKQQQVQQQVQAARLSAHAELVTALGGGLGAGNDVPAAEKTQAPKTPALLH, from the coding sequence GTGCCGCGTCGCATCAACAGAGCGCTTTTGCCGCTCAGTGTTCTGGCTTTTACCCTGGGTCTTGGCGGCTGCATCTCAACCGAAGGAATTGCCCCGCAGGGCAAGGCATTGGAAGCCAATTCACTGGCCACCGACGACGCCATCGCCCATGCCGCCCGTGACGCCAATTGGCCCACCGCGCAATGGTGGCAAGCCTACGGTGACCCGCAACTCAATCGCTGGATCGACCTCGCCGTGCAAGGCAGTCCGACCATGGCCATGGCTGCTGCGCGAGTGCGTCAAGCCAAAGCCATGGCCGGCGTCGCCGAATCCGCCGAGTCATTGCAGATCAATGGCGAGTCAACGATCAAGCGGCACAACTGGCCGACCGATCAGTTCTACGGTCCGGGCGAGCTGGCCAACACCACGACCTGGGACAACAACGCCGCGCTCGGTTTCAGCTACGCGCTCGACCTCTGGGGCCGTGAAAGCAATGCCAGCGAACGTGCGGTGGACCTTGCGCACATGAGCGCGGCCGAGGCGCGATTGGCGCAGCTTGAATTGCAGAACAACATCGTTCGCGCCTACATCGAACTGTCGCTGCATTACGCCCAGCGCGACATCGTCGCGGCGACGCTCAAGCAGCAACAGCAGATTCTCGATCTGGCACAGAAGCGTTTGAATGGTGGCATCGGCACACACTTCGAAGTCAGTCAGGCCGAAACGCCGTTGCCGGAAACCCATCGGCAAATCGATGCGCTGGATGAAGAGATCGCCCTGAGTCGCAATCAACTTGCCGCGCTGGCGGGTAAAGGGCCGGGGGCGGGCGCGCAGTTGCAGCGCCCGACATTGTCCCTCGGTGCTGCGCTGAAACTGCCGTCGGCATTGCCCGCCGAACTGCTCGGCCAGCGTCCGGATGTGGTTGCCAGTCGCTGGCAGGTCGCGGCGCAGGCGCGTGGTATCGATGTGGCGCACGCCGGTTTTTACCCCAACGTCGATCTGGTCGGCAGTCTCGGTTACATGGCCACCGGCGGTGGCGCGCTGGAGTTTTTGACCGGCAAGAAACTCAACTACAACGTCGGTCCGGCGATCTCTTTGCCGATCTTCGACGGTGGCCGACTGCGTGCCGAACTCGGTGAAGCCTCCGCCGGTTACGACATCGCTGTGGCGCATTACAACCAGACGCTGGTGAATGCGCTGAAGAATATCTCCGACCAGTTGATCCGCCGCGAGTCGATGGACAAGCAGCAAGGTTTTGCCGCCGAGTCGGTGGCCACGGCGCAGAAGACTTACGACATCGCGATGATCGCGTATCAGCGCGGCCTCACCGATTACCTCAACGTGCTCAATGCGCAGACGTTGCTGTTCAAGCAACAGCAAGTTCAGCAGCAGGTGCAGGCGGCGCGGTTGAGTGCGCATGCCGAGTTGGTGACTGCGCTGGGTGGTGGCCTCGGTGCCGGCAACGATGTGCCGGCGGCCGAGAAAACCCAGGCACCGAAAACCCCGGCACTCCTGCATTGA
- a CDS encoding DUF6124 family protein yields MFKPTPNPPEAENTTPYEFPGSKKFHEAADRALDHYLKPNALTLRFHKPSTMFQVAPDQDSESLLVHACESLAQASLMTSDIAAYIDLPQRRTILAIQQIIMLAELAVNRVLDNHEISQSPSQS; encoded by the coding sequence ATGTTCAAACCAACGCCCAATCCGCCCGAAGCGGAGAACACCACTCCTTACGAATTTCCCGGCTCAAAGAAATTCCACGAAGCCGCCGACCGCGCCCTCGACCACTACCTCAAACCCAACGCACTGACCCTGCGCTTCCACAAACCCAGCACCATGTTCCAGGTCGCCCCTGATCAGGACAGCGAAAGCCTGCTGGTCCACGCCTGCGAATCACTGGCACAGGCCAGCCTCATGACCAGCGACATCGCCGCCTACATCGACCTGCCGCAACGGCGCACGATTCTGGCGATTCAGCAGATCATCATGCTCGCCGAACTGGCGGTGAATCGCGTGCTGGATAACCACGAAATCTCCCAATCCCCTTCACAAAGCTAA
- a CDS encoding DUF1656 domain-containing protein, producing MPREIAFHGVYMPTMTLMFFIAAALAWAVDRFLSGFDLYRFFWHPALLRLSLFTCLFGAMALTVYR from the coding sequence ATGCCTCGTGAAATCGCCTTCCACGGCGTGTACATGCCGACCATGACTTTGATGTTTTTCATCGCTGCGGCGCTGGCCTGGGCGGTGGACCGGTTCCTGTCCGGGTTCGACCTGTACCGCTTTTTCTGGCACCCGGCGCTGCTGCGTCTGAGTCTGTTTACCTGTCTGTTCGGCGCCATGGCGCTGACTGTCTACCGTTGA
- a CDS encoding DUF6124 family protein translates to MIKPTPNPPEAENTTPYEFPGSKKFHEAAERALDHYLKPNALTLRFHKSSTMFQVAPDQDSESLLVHACESLAQASLMTSDIAAYIDLPQRRTILAIQQIIMLAELAVNRVLDNHEISQSPSQS, encoded by the coding sequence ATGATCAAACCAACGCCTAATCCGCCCGAAGCGGAGAACACCACCCCCTACGAATTCCCCGGCTCGAAGAAATTTCACGAAGCCGCCGAACGCGCCCTCGACCACTACCTCAAACCCAACGCGCTCACCCTGCGCTTCCACAAATCCAGCACCATGTTCCAGGTCGCCCCCGATCAGGACAGCGAAAGCCTGCTGGTCCACGCCTGCGAATCACTGGCCCAGGCCAGCCTCATGACCAGCGACATCGCCGCCTACATCGACCTGCCGCAACGGCGGACGATTCTGGCGATTCAGCAGATCATCATGCTGGCTGAACTGGCGGTGAATCGAGTGCTGGATAACCACGAAATCTCCCAATCCCCTTCACAAAGCTAA
- a CDS encoding DUF4440 domain-containing protein produces MNDATPYLDEVIQAHEAIERWFAVEEDDAALQRLLARFSPRFTMVTPLGRTLDVDALRLLFRAAGGQKKGFRIQLSELRVIALHQRGATVSYREQQTDASGVHTDRRSTVVFEKLESGRVFWLHLQETFCAE; encoded by the coding sequence ATGAATGACGCCACGCCCTACCTGGACGAAGTGATCCAGGCGCACGAAGCCATCGAACGATGGTTTGCCGTAGAAGAAGATGACGCCGCGCTGCAGCGATTGCTGGCGCGTTTTTCACCGCGTTTTACCATGGTGACGCCGTTGGGCCGAACACTGGATGTCGATGCCTTGCGCCTGCTGTTCCGAGCCGCAGGCGGGCAGAAGAAAGGCTTCAGAATCCAGCTCAGTGAGTTACGCGTGATTGCCCTGCATCAGCGCGGCGCGACCGTGAGTTACCGCGAGCAGCAGACCGACGCGAGCGGTGTGCACACGGATCGGCGCTCGACGGTGGTGTTTGAAAAACTCGAATCCGGGCGAGTGTTCTGGCTGCATTTGCAGGAGACGTTTTGCGCTGAGTGA
- a CDS encoding efflux RND transporter periplasmic adaptor subunit: protein MKKFFSLLATLLVLALALWIGRTLWEHYMNTPWTRDGRVRADIINVAADVTGEVIDVPVRDNQLVKKGDLLMQIDPEHYRIAVKQAQSLVASRKSTWEMRKVNAHRRADLDNLVISKENRDDASNIADAALADYQHAQAQLEAAELNLKRTEVRAAVDGYVTNLNVHRGDYARIGEAKMAVVDMNSFWVYGFFEETKLPHVKVGDKADMQLMSGEVLKGHVESISRGIYDRDNPESRELIADVNPTFNWVRLAQRVPVRIHIDEVPEGVLLAAGITCTVVVNQSAVDN from the coding sequence ATGAAAAAGTTTTTCAGCCTGCTCGCGACCCTGCTGGTGCTGGCCCTGGCGTTGTGGATCGGCCGCACGTTGTGGGAGCACTACATGAACACGCCGTGGACCCGTGATGGCCGCGTGCGCGCCGACATCATCAATGTCGCCGCCGACGTTACCGGTGAAGTCATCGATGTGCCGGTGCGCGACAACCAACTGGTGAAGAAGGGTGATTTGCTTATGCAGATCGACCCAGAGCACTACCGCATCGCGGTCAAGCAGGCGCAGTCGCTGGTCGCTTCGCGCAAGTCGACCTGGGAGATGCGCAAGGTCAACGCCCACCGCCGCGCCGACCTCGACAACCTGGTGATCTCCAAGGAAAACCGCGATGACGCCAGCAACATCGCCGACGCCGCGCTGGCCGATTACCAACACGCCCAAGCGCAACTGGAAGCCGCTGAACTCAACCTCAAACGCACCGAAGTGCGCGCGGCGGTCGACGGTTATGTGACCAACCTCAACGTGCATCGCGGTGACTACGCACGCATCGGCGAGGCGAAAATGGCCGTGGTCGACATGAACTCGTTCTGGGTTTACGGCTTCTTCGAAGAGACCAAACTGCCCCACGTCAAAGTCGGTGACAAAGCCGACATGCAGTTGATGAGCGGCGAAGTGCTCAAGGGCCATGTGGAAAGCATTTCGCGCGGTATCTATGACCGCGATAACCCGGAAAGCCGCGAGCTGATTGCCGATGTGAACCCGACCTTCAACTGGGTGCGCCTGGCGCAACGGGTGCCGGTGCGCATTCATATTGATGAAGTGCCGGAAGGTGTGCTGCTGGCGGCGGGGATTACCTGCACGGTGGTGGTGAATCAGAGCGCAGTGGACAACTGA
- a CDS encoding LysR family transcriptional regulator, with translation MDTLQNMRAFSCVAEAGSFTAAAVQLDTTTANVSRAVSNLEAHLQTRLLNRTTRRIALTEAGKRYLLRCEQILAYVEEAEAEASDAHARPAGQLKVHTMTGIGQHFVIDAIARYRKTHPDVTFDLTLANRVPDLLDEGYDVSIVLASELPDSGFVSQRLGITYSIVCASPAYVKANGAAQKPSDLLNHACLRLVSPVIPLEKWAFDGPEGQEMVTINSSPFLVNSADAMKTAITSGMGVGVLPVYAAIEGLRNGTLVRVMPNYRSQELNLYAIYPSRQYLDAKIKTWVEYLRGSLPEILAAHQAELAAYELSGSLAGVRVAN, from the coding sequence ATGGACACTTTGCAAAACATGCGCGCCTTCAGTTGTGTCGCCGAAGCCGGCAGCTTCACCGCCGCTGCCGTGCAGCTCGACACCACCACCGCCAACGTCTCGCGCGCGGTCTCCAACCTGGAAGCCCACCTGCAAACCCGCTTGCTCAACCGCACCACGCGGCGCATCGCCCTGACCGAAGCGGGCAAACGCTACCTGCTGCGCTGCGAACAGATTCTGGCCTACGTCGAAGAGGCCGAAGCCGAAGCCAGCGACGCCCACGCGCGCCCGGCCGGGCAATTGAAAGTGCACACCATGACCGGCATCGGCCAGCACTTCGTTATCGACGCCATCGCCCGCTACCGCAAGACTCACCCCGACGTCACCTTCGACCTGACCCTGGCCAACCGCGTGCCGGACCTGCTCGACGAGGGCTACGACGTGTCCATCGTGCTCGCCAGCGAATTGCCGGACTCGGGTTTCGTCTCGCAACGGCTGGGCATCACCTACAGCATCGTCTGCGCCTCGCCGGCCTACGTGAAAGCCAACGGTGCCGCGCAAAAGCCCAGCGACCTGCTCAACCACGCCTGCCTGCGCCTGGTCAGCCCGGTAATTCCCCTGGAAAAATGGGCCTTCGACGGCCCGGAAGGCCAGGAAATGGTCACCATCAACAGCTCACCGTTTCTGGTGAACTCCGCCGACGCGATGAAAACCGCGATCACCAGCGGCATGGGCGTTGGCGTGTTGCCGGTGTATGCGGCGATCGAAGGCTTGCGCAACGGCACACTGGTGCGGGTCATGCCGAACTACCGCTCGCAAGAGCTGAACCTGTATGCGATCTACCCGTCGCGGCAATATCTGGATGCGAAGATCAAGACGTGGGTTGAGTATTTGCGTGGGTCGTTGCCGGAAATTCTCGCGGCGCATCAGGCGGAATTGGCGGCGTATGAGTTGAGTGGCAGCCTCGCCGGCGTGCGTGTCGCCAACTGA
- a CDS encoding FUSC family protein — MTPLPAPLRWLYSLEWRRGFFDWARSDGVTWVYIFKVLIAAFLTLWLAMRLELPQPRTAMITVFIVMQPQSGQVFAKSFYRFLGTLAGSAMMVTLIALFAQNTELFLGSLAIWVGICSAGAARCRNFRAYGFVLAGYTAAMVGLPALAHPDGAFMAAVWRVLEISLGILCSTLISAAILPQTASAAMRNALYQRFGVFALFVTDGLRGRSKAESFEASNVRFIAEAVGLEGLRSVTVFEDPHMRRRNGRLSRLNSEFMGITTRFNALHQLLERLRGNGEEHVVAAIRPGLQDLAEVLDGFSGRALTSPDAARLATALASYKEGLPARVRSLRAIFQESEPSDAEQLDFHTAYELLYRFVDDLHSYAQTHASLADHRHERERWDEPFTPQTNWWAAAASGIRASFILVVLGSYWVATAWPSGATMTLIAAATVGLSAATPNPKRMAFQMACGTFLGALIGFVEMFFIFPWIDGFPLLCVMLAPVIVLGSFLTSRPQYAGVGLGLLIFFSTGSVPDNLTIYNPYTFINDYIAMVMGMLVCAAAGAIILPPNSRWLWKRLEQDLRGQVVYAISGKLKGLASSFESRTRDLLHQAYGLAAGQPKVQKNLLRWMFVVLEVGHAIIELRKEQAILPVHPAYAESQPWRQAIRVMGRALVRLFLQPNSSNLERALVAVDHAISRVAATDEPFAPHFDTSALRRVKSYLHFIRTSLLDPQSPLAAYAIAKPEGLAHAS, encoded by the coding sequence ATGACTCCCTTGCCCGCACCGCTGCGCTGGCTCTACTCCCTGGAATGGCGCCGTGGTTTCTTCGACTGGGCGCGCAGCGATGGCGTGACCTGGGTCTACATCTTCAAGGTGTTGATCGCCGCTTTCCTCACGCTGTGGCTGGCCATGCGCCTGGAACTGCCGCAACCGCGCACGGCGATGATCACCGTGTTCATCGTCATGCAGCCGCAGAGCGGCCAGGTGTTTGCCAAGAGTTTCTATCGCTTCCTCGGGACGCTGGCCGGGTCGGCGATGATGGTCACGCTGATCGCGTTGTTTGCGCAGAACACCGAACTGTTCCTTGGCTCGCTGGCGATCTGGGTCGGCATCTGCTCGGCCGGAGCCGCGCGTTGCCGCAACTTCCGTGCTTACGGTTTTGTCCTCGCAGGCTATACCGCCGCGATGGTCGGGCTGCCGGCGCTGGCGCACCCGGACGGCGCATTTATGGCAGCGGTGTGGCGGGTGCTGGAAATCTCGCTGGGGATTCTCTGCTCGACCCTGATCAGCGCCGCGATCCTGCCGCAAACCGCCAGCGCCGCCATGCGCAATGCCTTGTATCAGCGATTCGGTGTGTTCGCTTTATTCGTCACCGATGGCCTGCGCGGGCGCAGCAAAGCCGAGTCTTTCGAGGCGAGCAACGTGCGTTTTATCGCCGAAGCCGTGGGCCTCGAAGGCTTGCGCAGTGTCACCGTGTTTGAAGACCCGCACATGCGTCGGCGCAACGGTCGCCTGAGCCGTTTGAACAGCGAATTCATGGGCATCACCACGCGGTTCAACGCTTTGCATCAGTTGCTTGAACGCTTGCGTGGCAATGGCGAAGAACATGTGGTCGCGGCGATCAGACCGGGCCTGCAGGATCTCGCCGAAGTGCTCGACGGCTTCAGTGGTCGCGCCCTGACCAGCCCCGATGCCGCGCGCTTGGCGACAGCGCTTGCGAGCTACAAGGAAGGCCTGCCGGCACGCGTGCGCAGCCTGCGCGCTATCTTCCAGGAGAGCGAGCCGAGCGACGCCGAGCAACTGGATTTCCACACCGCGTACGAATTGCTCTATCGCTTCGTCGACGACTTGCACAGTTATGCACAGACCCACGCATCCTTGGCCGATCACCGCCACGAGCGCGAGCGCTGGGACGAGCCGTTCACCCCGCAAACCAACTGGTGGGCAGCTGCTGCATCGGGCATTCGCGCCTCGTTCATCCTCGTTGTATTGGGCAGTTACTGGGTCGCGACAGCGTGGCCAAGCGGCGCGACGATGACCCTGATCGCCGCCGCCACCGTAGGCCTCTCCGCCGCCACACCGAACCCGAAACGCATGGCCTTTCAGATGGCGTGCGGGACCTTCCTCGGTGCGCTGATCGGCTTCGTCGAGATGTTTTTCATCTTCCCGTGGATCGATGGTTTTCCGCTGCTGTGCGTGATGCTCGCGCCGGTGATCGTCCTCGGCTCGTTCCTCACGTCGCGCCCGCAATACGCCGGGGTCGGCCTCGGTCTGCTGATCTTCTTCAGCACCGGTTCGGTGCCGGACAACCTGACCATTTACAACCCTTACACCTTTATCAACGACTACATCGCCATGGTCATGGGCATGCTGGTCTGTGCCGCTGCCGGGGCGATTATTCTGCCGCCGAACAGTCGCTGGTTGTGGAAGCGCCTGGAGCAGGATCTGCGTGGTCAAGTGGTCTATGCGATCAGCGGCAAACTCAAAGGTCTGGCCTCGAGTTTCGAGAGCCGTACCCGCGATTTGCTGCACCAGGCCTACGGTCTCGCGGCCGGTCAACCGAAGGTGCAGAAGAACCTGCTGCGCTGGATGTTCGTGGTACTGGAAGTCGGCCACGCGATCATCGAGTTGCGCAAGGAGCAGGCGATCCTGCCGGTGCACCCGGCCTATGCCGAATCGCAGCCGTGGCGCCAGGCAATCCGCGTGATGGGCCGCGCGCTGGTGCGACTGTTTCTGCAACCGAACTCCAGCAATCTCGAACGCGCACTGGTCGCGGTCGACCATGCGATCAGTCGCGTAGCGGCCACTGACGAACCGTTCGCCCCACACTTCGACACCTCGGCGTTGCGCCGGGTGAAGAGCTATCTGCACTTCATCCGTACCTCGCTGCTCGACCCGCAATCACCGCTTGCTGCCTACGCCATCGCCAAGCCGGAAGGACTTGCCCATGCCTCGTGA
- a CDS encoding 2-hydroxyacid dehydrogenase — translation MKKTVLAFSRITPPMIERLQQEFDVIVPNPKNGDINAQFNEALPHAHGLIGVGRKLGQAQLETATKLEVVSSVSVGYDNYDLAYFNERGIMLTNTPDVLTESTADLAFALIMSSARRVAELDAWTKAGQWQASVGAPLFGCDVHGKTLGIVGMGNIGAAVARRGRFGFNMPIIYSGNSRKTELEQELGAQFRSLDQLLAEADFVCLVVPLSDKTRHLISHRELALMKPDAILVNISRGPVVDEPALIEALQTKRIRGAGLDVYEKEPLAESPLFQLSNAVTLPHIGSATNETREAMANRALANLRSALLGERPQDLVNPQVWRG, via the coding sequence ATGAAAAAAACTGTCCTGGCCTTCAGCCGCATCACCCCGCCCATGATCGAACGCCTGCAACAAGAATTCGACGTCATCGTCCCCAACCCAAAAAACGGCGACATCAACGCCCAATTCAACGAAGCCCTGCCCCACGCCCACGGCCTCATCGGCGTCGGCCGCAAACTCGGCCAGGCCCAACTCGAAACCGCAACAAAACTCGAAGTGGTCTCAAGTGTCTCCGTCGGCTACGACAACTACGACCTCGCCTACTTCAACGAACGCGGGATCATGCTCACCAACACCCCGGATGTGCTCACCGAAAGCACCGCCGACCTCGCCTTCGCCCTGATCATGAGCAGCGCCCGCCGCGTCGCCGAACTCGATGCCTGGACCAAGGCCGGCCAATGGCAAGCCAGCGTCGGCGCGCCCTTGTTCGGCTGTGACGTCCACGGCAAAACCCTCGGCATTGTCGGCATGGGCAACATCGGCGCCGCCGTCGCCCGCCGTGGCCGCTTCGGCTTCAACATGCCGATCATCTACAGTGGCAACAGCCGCAAAACCGAACTGGAGCAGGAACTCGGCGCGCAATTTCGCAGCCTCGATCAACTGCTCGCCGAAGCCGACTTCGTCTGCCTGGTGGTGCCGCTCAGCGACAAGACCCGCCATCTGATCAGCCACCGTGAACTGGCGCTGATGAAACCCGACGCCATTTTGGTGAACATATCGCGTGGCCCGGTGGTCGATGAACCGGCCCTGATCGAAGCCCTGCAAACCAAGCGCATTCGTGGTGCCGGCCTCGACGTTTACGAAAAAGAACCGCTGGCCGAATCGCCGCTGTTCCAGTTGAGTAACGCCGTGACCCTGCCGCACATCGGCTCGGCGACGAATGAAACCCGCGAAGCCATGGCCAATCGTGCACTGGCCAACCTGCGCAGCGCCCTGCTCGGCGAACGTCCGCAGGATCTGGTCAACCCGCAAGTCTGGCGCGGATAA